Proteins encoded by one window of Chthoniobacterales bacterium:
- a CDS encoding SDR family oxidoreductase, whose translation MAHSIFDLTDEIAVVLGGTGVLGGAIAEGLADSGATVAVLGRGRERGEERVARISGKQGRAQFFPCDAADKASLAAAHKEIEAALGAPTILVNAAGGNDPKVTVTTERKFEDIELADWNENLALNLAGGALLPCQEFGPAMCRRGKGSIINIASVSAHLPLSRVVTYSAAKAAVLNLTKFLAREWATAGVRVNSITPGFFPAEQNRALLYNPDGTPTPRAQSILGHTPMARFGESHELIGAAVFLACSGASSFVTGIDLRVDGGFLSQTI comes from the coding sequence ATGGCACACTCGATCTTCGACCTCACCGACGAAATCGCCGTCGTCCTCGGCGGCACCGGCGTCCTCGGCGGCGCCATTGCCGAGGGCCTCGCGGATTCTGGAGCTACGGTTGCCGTGCTCGGGCGTGGCCGCGAACGAGGCGAAGAACGCGTGGCACGAATCTCGGGGAAACAGGGCCGCGCGCAGTTCTTCCCCTGCGACGCGGCGGACAAGGCCAGCCTCGCCGCCGCGCACAAGGAGATCGAGGCGGCCCTGGGCGCCCCCACGATCCTCGTGAACGCCGCCGGCGGCAACGACCCGAAGGTCACCGTCACCACCGAGCGAAAATTCGAGGACATCGAGCTCGCGGATTGGAACGAGAACCTCGCTCTCAATCTCGCGGGCGGCGCGCTACTGCCCTGCCAGGAGTTTGGCCCCGCCATGTGCCGTCGAGGCAAGGGCAGCATCATCAACATCGCCAGCGTCTCCGCCCATCTGCCGCTCAGTCGCGTAGTGACCTACTCCGCCGCCAAGGCCGCCGTGCTCAACCTCACGAAATTCCTCGCGCGCGAATGGGCGACGGCCGGCGTGCGCGTGAACTCGATCACCCCCGGCTTCTTCCCCGCGGAGCAAAACCGGGCCCTTCTCTACAACCCCGACGGCACGCCCACGCCGCGCGCCCAGTCGATCCTTGGTCATACCCCGATGGCGCGTTTCGGCGAATCGCACGAGCTGATCGGCGCCGCCGTCTTCCTCGCCTGCTCTGGCGCGAGCAGCTTCGTCACCGGGATCGACCTGCGGGTCGACGGCGGATTTCTTTCCCAAACGATCTGA